The following proteins are co-located in the Planococcus plakortidis genome:
- a CDS encoding arsenic resistance protein, which yields MNIVEKFQTIIILTAVGIGLLMGQVHFYEQYAESFIVPFLLLMLYGLFLITPLQHLKDAFKNRNFFTVSMLTNFVWTPLVAWGLGAIFLADHPALWIGFIMLMVTPCTDWYLMFTAIAKGNVPLSMSVLPINLILQVVLLPVYLFIFAGTIEPIPLLTLTESIILVLIIPFVLAHLTRYALRKRKAFLNEKLVPFFATAQIFFLSLAIMAMFASQGKYLLTNLEVISTLLLPVLLFFVVNFILAQTVGKALKFSYEDTVSLSLTTIARNSPVSLAIAVVAFPYQPLIALALVIGPLIELPILALVSQLLLSTRRGNIGES from the coding sequence ATGAATATAGTTGAGAAGTTTCAAACCATCATTATTTTGACAGCAGTGGGGATCGGTCTATTGATGGGGCAGGTCCACTTTTATGAACAATATGCAGAATCCTTCATCGTGCCATTTTTATTGCTGATGCTGTATGGATTATTTTTAATCACTCCATTGCAGCACCTGAAGGATGCTTTTAAAAATCGCAATTTTTTCACTGTCAGCATGCTTACCAATTTTGTCTGGACGCCTTTAGTGGCCTGGGGACTTGGGGCAATCTTCCTTGCGGATCATCCAGCCCTGTGGATTGGGTTTATCATGCTGATGGTGACACCTTGTACAGACTGGTACCTGATGTTCACTGCCATTGCGAAAGGGAATGTACCCTTATCCATGTCCGTTTTGCCGATTAATTTGATTCTGCAGGTCGTGCTGTTGCCGGTTTACCTATTCATTTTCGCTGGCACGATTGAGCCAATACCATTGTTGACCCTTACCGAAAGCATCATCCTGGTACTGATTATTCCATTTGTCCTGGCGCATTTGACGCGCTATGCTCTGCGGAAGAGGAAAGCCTTCTTGAATGAGAAACTCGTCCCTTTTTTTGCTACGGCACAGATTTTCTTTTTATCTTTGGCGATTATGGCGATGTTTGCTTCGCAAGGGAAGTACCTACTCACTAATCTTGAAGTCATTTCAACCTTGCTGCTGCCTGTTTTATTGTTCTTTGTTGTTAATTTTATTTTGGCGCAAACAGTAGGGAAAGCCCTAAAGTTTTCCTATGAAGATACGGTGAGCTTAAGCCTGACGACTATCGCACGTAATTCGCCTGTTTCATTGGCCATTGCAGTTGTCGCCTTTCCGTATCAGCCTTTAATCGCCTTGGCCTTAGTTATCGGTCCGTTGATCGAATTGCCCATTCTAGCACTCGTCTCTCAGTTGTTGCTTTCTACAAGGAGAGGAAATATAGGAGAAAGCTAA
- a CDS encoding CadD family cadmium resistance transporter — protein MIGTIFTAVAAYAATSIDYVIILLILFSQTLKKGQLKSIVIGQYLGTAILVGVSLLAAYGLTLVPPHLVGLLGLIPIYLGIRIWKREEDENNEENILSRLSSGNPNRLFITITAITLAAGGDNLGVYIPYFSTLNPSETIVMLIVFAILVAVLCYLSYQLASVKKVSKTIEKWERWIVPIIFIGLGLMILLENETFHFLWGLVI, from the coding sequence CTGATAGGTACGATTTTCACCGCGGTTGCCGCTTATGCTGCGACCAGTATTGATTATGTTATCATTTTGCTGATTCTTTTTTCACAAACGTTGAAAAAAGGTCAGTTAAAATCCATTGTCATCGGCCAGTATCTAGGAACTGCCATTTTGGTAGGCGTCAGCCTTTTAGCTGCGTACGGTCTAACGCTTGTGCCCCCTCACTTGGTGGGCTTATTGGGTCTCATCCCCATTTATCTAGGTATTCGCATTTGGAAGCGAGAAGAAGACGAGAACAACGAAGAGAATATCCTCTCCCGTTTGTCTTCCGGAAACCCCAATCGCTTGTTTATCACCATCACCGCCATTACTCTGGCGGCCGGCGGCGATAACCTCGGTGTTTACATACCGTATTTTTCCACTCTGAATCCAAGCGAAACCATTGTAATGCTGATCGTCTTTGCCATCCTAGTTGCCGTCTTGTGTTATCTCAGTTACCAGTTAGCATCCGTTAAAAAGGTTTCGAAAACGATCGAGAAGTGGGAGCGCTGGATTGTACCGATTATCTTCATTGGATTGGGTCTTATGATTCTGCTGGAGAATGAAACCTTCCATTTTCTTTGGGGTTTGGTAATCTAA
- a CDS encoding DUF3885 domain-containing protein — translation MELQEYLHTTFPGLALKPSLYLQWKTGIHFELGLGIYQFEEGDKLNLHRFENAYKQTLAIFNDLFSKEDELVLVTNVYHRKNANGRTKPFKVYKNGVKNKKLALQLKLNTLPYVFDEEEEAEDYYTAQYHLKCRKNDLRYHQLIQAACNEDFPLKPKFRREKGMYYPDTFFINLTKNAIFFIYDDRGCEVIAADKETLRPLYEKYSDWLYEYNREDMKQLFA, via the coding sequence ATGGAGCTACAAGAGTATTTACATACTACTTTTCCTGGGCTGGCTTTAAAACCAAGCCTTTATCTTCAATGGAAAACTGGCATTCATTTCGAACTGGGATTAGGGATCTATCAGTTTGAAGAAGGGGACAAACTGAATCTGCACCGGTTTGAAAATGCATATAAGCAAACCTTGGCAATCTTCAATGACCTTTTTTCTAAAGAGGATGAATTGGTTTTAGTAACGAATGTCTACCACCGAAAAAATGCCAACGGAAGAACAAAACCGTTCAAGGTATATAAAAATGGCGTCAAAAATAAAAAATTGGCTTTACAACTAAAGCTAAACACACTGCCCTATGTTTTCGATGAGGAAGAAGAAGCAGAAGACTACTACACTGCGCAGTATCATTTGAAATGCAGGAAAAATGATTTACGCTACCATCAGCTGATCCAGGCTGCCTGTAACGAAGATTTTCCCTTGAAGCCTAAATTTAGAAGAGAAAAGGGGATGTATTATCCTGATACATTTTTCATCAACCTCACCAAGAATGCGATCTTCTTTATTTACGATGATCGAGGGTGTGAAGTGATTGCAGCTGATAAAGAGACATTGCGCCCGTTGTATGAAAAATATTCTGATTGGCTCTATGAATATAACCGTGAAGATATGAAACAGTTGTTTGCGTAA